GTTAATAAAAAACCTTATGTAGCTCCTGCAGATGTAGTTCCAGTAGTCGCTGATATGGGTGTGTTGGTTACTGCTATTGCATTGGCTGGTATTTTAGATTATTATAGTATAGGTACAAGAGTTATTAAAGCTCCTAAAAAAATGATTGAAATGCAAATTGTTAGGTCTTTAGAGAGTTTAGGATCAATAATTGAAATTTTAGGCGTTCCAGGATTATTAAAAATAATAGATCCAGAATTAGTTGTCAATAGTGTCATATCTATGAAGTTATTAGAAGAGCAAAAAGATATAGATATATGTTTAGAAATCCTTAGAAGAAATATTAATGAGTCATTAATAAAAGAAAGTGAAAAAGTAGAATTAAAACCTATAACCTTGGTAGCCACCCAAGCATTAGTCCAAGAATTAAGAACATTATTGGGTGAAAAGGCATCTGAGGGGGCTATAAAAAGAAGTAGATTAAGATTATTTAAAGAATTCAGATAAATAAATATTAAGGATAATAAGGAAAAACTAATATAGAAGAAGTTATAAACTATTTAATTCAAAATTTGTAATCTACACTATCTTAAATCATATTCAGAAATGATATTTAAAACTTTAAAAAATTTTATATAGTAAAACAATGATATAATTGTGGTGAGGTACTTTATAATTTAGGTGAAAATATGATAGATAGGGTATTAGTAGAACTAAATAAGACAGAAGGAATTAAAGGTTCAATGGTAGTAGGAAAGGATGGTTTAGTCATTGCCTCACAATTGCCAGGAAATATCGATGCTGAACTTGTAGGGGCTATGGCTTCTGCGGCATTTGGGGCTTCTGAAAGAACTGTATCAGAAATAGGGATGGGTAATTTAGAGCAGGCAATGGTTGAAGGAGAGCATGGAAAAATATTGATGATTGATACAGGAGAAGGGATTTTAGTCGTTTTAACAGATGCAAAAGTTAATTTAGGTTTAATTAGAATTAACATGAAAAGAGCCGCTGAAAAGATAAAGGCAATGATTTAATCTAAAATAGAAATTAATATATTAAGAATTTCATTTATAGTTTCACTGTTTAACTCTGAAATTTCAATTTTCTTTGTTTCAAAAACAATTCCTTTTTTTAAAATTCTATCATAATTTGGGCATATAGTTGTTATTGACTTTCTATTGTCTAATTTTATTAGACTGTTAATTTTCTTAGAAATAGTTTTTGGGTTATCACATTCAATAAATGTAGAGATTCCTTCTAAATCCTTAAAATAAGCATTTTTAATATTTTTCTTAATTATCTTATTAACTTCAACATACTTTTTATATGTTTTTTTAGCATTTAATAATTCTTCTTTTAAAAGACCAAAATAGTTTATAGTTTTATATGTTCTATAGATTAATTTAATTCTATTTAAAATATCCTCTAATTTTTCCCCAACTTCATAACTTATTCCTAAA
This genomic stretch from Methanocaldococcus sp. harbors:
- a CDS encoding 5,10-methenyltetrahydromethanopterin hydrogenase family protein, with the translated sequence VNKKPYVAPADVVPVVADMGVLVTAIALAGILDYYSIGTRVIKAPKKMIEMQIVRSLESLGSIIEILGVPGLLKIIDPELVVNSVISMKLLEEQKDIDICLEILRRNINESLIKESEKVELKPITLVATQALVQELRTLLGEKASEGAIKRSRLRLFKEFR
- a CDS encoding roadblock/LC7 domain-containing protein, whose protein sequence is MIDRVLVELNKTEGIKGSMVVGKDGLVIASQLPGNIDAELVGAMASAAFGASERTVSEIGMGNLEQAMVEGEHGKILMIDTGEGILVVLTDAKVNLGLIRINMKRAAEKIKAMI